A region of Pempheris klunzingeri isolate RE-2024b chromosome 15, fPemKlu1.hap1, whole genome shotgun sequence DNA encodes the following proteins:
- the LOC139213834 gene encoding dipeptidyl peptidase 9 isoform X1, producing the protein MHRVKKVKLCDNKEGIWKSCVTVSMTAVDGLSDSTEVVEMEDVPSQFFVEKHSWEGLRDIIHCSRKYSGMIANKAPHDFQFVQKKEENGPHSHRLYYLGMPYGSRENSLLYSEIPKKIRREALLVLSWKQMLDHFQATPHQGAYSREEELLRERKRLGAFGITSYDYHAQTGLFLFQASNSLFYCQDGGNNGFIQSAPVKPVEIKTQCSGTRMDPKVCPGDPDLIAFINNNDLWIAHIKTGEERRLTYCHKGVDSVKEDPKSAGVATFVIQEEFDRFTGYWWSPSAVEDPNGGKTVYLLYEEVDETEVEIIHVPSPALEERKADAYRYPRTGSKNPQATLKLAEIKTDHQGRIVSTQDKELAVPFTSLFPGTEYIARVGWTSDGKYGWAVLLDRSQRKLQLVLLPPALFIPVTDDPAQRQESLEAVPDNTQPYIIYEETTDVWINVHDIFYPFIQTTEDEFTFIWINESKTGFSHLYKITSLLQPACHHWTEDYQHIEGDFKCAVKEEVTVTSGEWEVLARHGSKIWVNESSKLVYFQGTRDTPLEHHLYVVGYESPGEVVRLTKPGFSHSCSVSQNFDFFVSHYSNVSTPPCVHVYKLTSSEGDPLHMVPEFWASMMESPGCPGDYNPPEIFDFPGKSGFQLYGMVYKPHNLQPGRKHPTVLFVYGGPQVQLVNNSFKGMKYLRLNTLASLGYAVVVIDGRGSCQRGLEFEGALKNKMGQVEIEDQVEGLQYVAEKFNFVDLSRVAIHGWSYGGFLSLMGLIQRPNVFKLAIAGAPVTVWMAYDTGYTERYMDVPENNQQGYEEGSVALHVDKLPSEPNRLLILHGFLDENVHFFHTNFLVSQIIRAGKPYQLQVYPNERHSIRCPESGEHYEIMLLHFLQQYL; encoded by the exons ATGCATAGAGTCAAGAAGGTCAAACTTTGTGACAATAAAGAGGGTATCTGGAAAAG CTGTGTGACCGTGAGCATGACGGCTGTGGACGGCCTTTCAGACAGCACAGAGGTAGTGGAGATGGAGGATGTACCATCACAGTTCtttgtggagaaacactctTGGGAGGGCCTCCGTGACATTATCCACTGTAGCAGGAAGTACTCTGGCATGATCGCAAACAAGGCCCCCCATGACTTCCAGTTTGTgcaaaagaaggaggagaatgGGCCCCACTCTCACCGGTTGTACTACCTCG GAATGCCTTATGGAAGCAGAGAGAACTCGTTACTATACTCAGAAATCCCCAAGAAGATCCGGAGAGAGGCACTCTTAGTGTTGTCTTGGAAACAGATGCTGGATCACTTCCAG GCAACACCGCACCAGGGGGCCTACTCTCGAGAGGAGGAGTTGCTGAGAGAGCGCAAACGTCTCGGAGCATTTGGTATCACCTCCTATGACTACCACGCTCAGACGGGCCTGTTCCTCTTCCAGGCCAGCAATAGCCTCTTCTACTGTCAGGATGGAGGCAACAACGGCTTCATT CAGTCTGCTCCTGTAAAGCCAGTGGAGATCAAGACCCAGTGCTCCGGGACCCGCATGGACCCCAAGGTCTGCCCTGGAGACCCTGACCTCATAGCCTTCATCAACAATAATGACCTGTGGATAGCCCACATTAAGACTGGCGAGGAAAGGAGACTCACTTACTGCCACAAAG GTGTGGATAGCGTTAAGGAGGACCCCAAGTCTGCAGGTGTAGCAACATTTGTCATCCAAGAGGAGTTTGACCGTTTTACTGGGTACTGGTGGAGTCCCTCTGCCGTGGAAG ACCCTAATGGAGGTAAAACGGTGTACCTGCTGTACGAAGAGGTGGATGAGACAGAAGTAGAGATTATTCATGTTCCCTCTCCGGCACTGGAAGAGCGGAAAGCAGACGCATACAGATATCCCCGCACAG GTAGCAAAAATCCCCAAGCTACCCTTAAACTGGCAGAGATCAAGACAGACCATCAAGGAAGA ATTGTGAGCACACAAGATAAAGAGCTGGCAGTCCCCTTCACCTCCTTGTTCCCTGGGACAGAATACATCGCCAGAGTGGGATGGACGAGTGACGGCAAATA TGGCTGGGCTGTGCTGCTGGACCGCAGTCAGAGGAAACTGCAGCTGGTCCTGCTGCCTCCAGCCCTCTTCATCCCTGTCACAGATGACCCAGCACAGAGGCAGGAGAGTCTGGAGGCCGTGCCCGATAACACACAGCCATATATAATCTATGAAGAGACCACTGATGTCTGGATTAAT gTACATGATATATTCTATCCATTTATTCAAACGACAGAAGATGAGTTTACTTTCATTTGGATAAATGAGTCTAAAACAGGTTTCAGCCATCTGTATAAAATCACATCCCTGTTACAACCAGCCTGCCACCATTGGACAGAGGACTACCAACACATAGAGG GAGACTTCAAATGTGCAGTCAAGGAGGAGGTTACAGTGACCAGTGGAGAATGGGAAGTACTGGCAAGACATGGTTCCAAG ATCTGGGTGAACGAGTCATCGAAGTTGGTGTACTTCCAGGGCACCAGAGACACTCCTCTGGAGCACCACCTCTACGTGGTCGGCTACGAGTCGCCTGGAGAGGTGGTCAGACTAACTAAGCCTGGCTTCTCTCATAGCTGCTCTGTTAGTCAG AACTTTGACTTTTTTGTCAGCCACTACAGTAACGTGAGCACGCCTCCATGTGTTCACGTCTACAAACTGACCAGCTCAGAAGGTGACCCACTGCACATGGTACCTGAGTTCTGGGCCAGCATGATGGAGTCACCAG GTTGCCCAGGAGATTACAATCCGCCTGAGATTTTTGACTTTCCAGGGAAGTCGGGCTTCCAGCTTTATGGGATGGTCTACAAGCCTCACAACCTGCAGCCTGGCAGGAAACACCCGACGGTTCTCTTCGTGTATGGAGGCCCACAG gTGCAGCTGGTGAACAACTCTTTCAAGGGAATGAAGTACCTCCGTCTCAACACGCTGGCCTCTCTGGGCTACGCTGTGGTCGTCATTGATGGGAGGGGCTCCTGCCAGAGGGGTCTTGAATTTGAAGGAGcgctgaaaaataaaatg GGTCAGGTGGAGATCGAAGACCAGGTGGAGGGGCTGCAGTACGTGGCGGAGAAGTTTAACTTTGTGGACCTGAGCCGTGTTGCCATTCACGGCTGGTCCTATGGCGGTTTCCTCTCCCTCATGGGCCTCATCCAGCGACCCAATGTGTTCAAG TTGGCTATTGCGGGTGCCCCGGTGACAGTGTGGATGGCCTACGACACAGGCTACACAGAGCGTTACATGGACGTGCCTGAGAACAACCAGCAGGGCTACGAGGAGGGCTCGGTGGCGCTGCACGTGGACAAGCTGCCCAGCGA GCCCAACCGTCTGCTGATTCTTCACGGGTTTCTAGATGAGAATGTGCACTTTTTCCACACCAATTTCCTAGTGTCACAGATAATCCGTGCTGGGAAACCCTATCAGCTTCAG GTATACCCCAACGAGCGACACAGTATTCGCTGCCCTGAGTCTGGCGAGCACTACGAGATAATGCTGCTGCACTTTCTACAACAATACCTCTGA
- the LOC139213834 gene encoding dipeptidyl peptidase 9 isoform X2 — translation MHRVKKVKLCDNKEGIWKSCVTVSMTAVDGLSDSTEVVEMEDVPSQFFVEKHSWEGLRDIIHCSRKYSGMIANKAPHDFQFVQKKEENGPHSHRLYYLGMPYGSRENSLLYSEIPKKIRREALLVLSWKQMLDHFQATPHQGAYSREEELLRERKRLGAFGITSYDYHAQTGLFLFQASNSLFYCQDGGNNGFISAPVKPVEIKTQCSGTRMDPKVCPGDPDLIAFINNNDLWIAHIKTGEERRLTYCHKGVDSVKEDPKSAGVATFVIQEEFDRFTGYWWSPSAVEDPNGGKTVYLLYEEVDETEVEIIHVPSPALEERKADAYRYPRTGSKNPQATLKLAEIKTDHQGRIVSTQDKELAVPFTSLFPGTEYIARVGWTSDGKYGWAVLLDRSQRKLQLVLLPPALFIPVTDDPAQRQESLEAVPDNTQPYIIYEETTDVWINVHDIFYPFIQTTEDEFTFIWINESKTGFSHLYKITSLLQPACHHWTEDYQHIEGDFKCAVKEEVTVTSGEWEVLARHGSKIWVNESSKLVYFQGTRDTPLEHHLYVVGYESPGEVVRLTKPGFSHSCSVSQNFDFFVSHYSNVSTPPCVHVYKLTSSEGDPLHMVPEFWASMMESPGCPGDYNPPEIFDFPGKSGFQLYGMVYKPHNLQPGRKHPTVLFVYGGPQVQLVNNSFKGMKYLRLNTLASLGYAVVVIDGRGSCQRGLEFEGALKNKMGQVEIEDQVEGLQYVAEKFNFVDLSRVAIHGWSYGGFLSLMGLIQRPNVFKLAIAGAPVTVWMAYDTGYTERYMDVPENNQQGYEEGSVALHVDKLPSEPNRLLILHGFLDENVHFFHTNFLVSQIIRAGKPYQLQVYPNERHSIRCPESGEHYEIMLLHFLQQYL, via the exons ATGCATAGAGTCAAGAAGGTCAAACTTTGTGACAATAAAGAGGGTATCTGGAAAAG CTGTGTGACCGTGAGCATGACGGCTGTGGACGGCCTTTCAGACAGCACAGAGGTAGTGGAGATGGAGGATGTACCATCACAGTTCtttgtggagaaacactctTGGGAGGGCCTCCGTGACATTATCCACTGTAGCAGGAAGTACTCTGGCATGATCGCAAACAAGGCCCCCCATGACTTCCAGTTTGTgcaaaagaaggaggagaatgGGCCCCACTCTCACCGGTTGTACTACCTCG GAATGCCTTATGGAAGCAGAGAGAACTCGTTACTATACTCAGAAATCCCCAAGAAGATCCGGAGAGAGGCACTCTTAGTGTTGTCTTGGAAACAGATGCTGGATCACTTCCAG GCAACACCGCACCAGGGGGCCTACTCTCGAGAGGAGGAGTTGCTGAGAGAGCGCAAACGTCTCGGAGCATTTGGTATCACCTCCTATGACTACCACGCTCAGACGGGCCTGTTCCTCTTCCAGGCCAGCAATAGCCTCTTCTACTGTCAGGATGGAGGCAACAACGGCTTCATT TCTGCTCCTGTAAAGCCAGTGGAGATCAAGACCCAGTGCTCCGGGACCCGCATGGACCCCAAGGTCTGCCCTGGAGACCCTGACCTCATAGCCTTCATCAACAATAATGACCTGTGGATAGCCCACATTAAGACTGGCGAGGAAAGGAGACTCACTTACTGCCACAAAG GTGTGGATAGCGTTAAGGAGGACCCCAAGTCTGCAGGTGTAGCAACATTTGTCATCCAAGAGGAGTTTGACCGTTTTACTGGGTACTGGTGGAGTCCCTCTGCCGTGGAAG ACCCTAATGGAGGTAAAACGGTGTACCTGCTGTACGAAGAGGTGGATGAGACAGAAGTAGAGATTATTCATGTTCCCTCTCCGGCACTGGAAGAGCGGAAAGCAGACGCATACAGATATCCCCGCACAG GTAGCAAAAATCCCCAAGCTACCCTTAAACTGGCAGAGATCAAGACAGACCATCAAGGAAGA ATTGTGAGCACACAAGATAAAGAGCTGGCAGTCCCCTTCACCTCCTTGTTCCCTGGGACAGAATACATCGCCAGAGTGGGATGGACGAGTGACGGCAAATA TGGCTGGGCTGTGCTGCTGGACCGCAGTCAGAGGAAACTGCAGCTGGTCCTGCTGCCTCCAGCCCTCTTCATCCCTGTCACAGATGACCCAGCACAGAGGCAGGAGAGTCTGGAGGCCGTGCCCGATAACACACAGCCATATATAATCTATGAAGAGACCACTGATGTCTGGATTAAT gTACATGATATATTCTATCCATTTATTCAAACGACAGAAGATGAGTTTACTTTCATTTGGATAAATGAGTCTAAAACAGGTTTCAGCCATCTGTATAAAATCACATCCCTGTTACAACCAGCCTGCCACCATTGGACAGAGGACTACCAACACATAGAGG GAGACTTCAAATGTGCAGTCAAGGAGGAGGTTACAGTGACCAGTGGAGAATGGGAAGTACTGGCAAGACATGGTTCCAAG ATCTGGGTGAACGAGTCATCGAAGTTGGTGTACTTCCAGGGCACCAGAGACACTCCTCTGGAGCACCACCTCTACGTGGTCGGCTACGAGTCGCCTGGAGAGGTGGTCAGACTAACTAAGCCTGGCTTCTCTCATAGCTGCTCTGTTAGTCAG AACTTTGACTTTTTTGTCAGCCACTACAGTAACGTGAGCACGCCTCCATGTGTTCACGTCTACAAACTGACCAGCTCAGAAGGTGACCCACTGCACATGGTACCTGAGTTCTGGGCCAGCATGATGGAGTCACCAG GTTGCCCAGGAGATTACAATCCGCCTGAGATTTTTGACTTTCCAGGGAAGTCGGGCTTCCAGCTTTATGGGATGGTCTACAAGCCTCACAACCTGCAGCCTGGCAGGAAACACCCGACGGTTCTCTTCGTGTATGGAGGCCCACAG gTGCAGCTGGTGAACAACTCTTTCAAGGGAATGAAGTACCTCCGTCTCAACACGCTGGCCTCTCTGGGCTACGCTGTGGTCGTCATTGATGGGAGGGGCTCCTGCCAGAGGGGTCTTGAATTTGAAGGAGcgctgaaaaataaaatg GGTCAGGTGGAGATCGAAGACCAGGTGGAGGGGCTGCAGTACGTGGCGGAGAAGTTTAACTTTGTGGACCTGAGCCGTGTTGCCATTCACGGCTGGTCCTATGGCGGTTTCCTCTCCCTCATGGGCCTCATCCAGCGACCCAATGTGTTCAAG TTGGCTATTGCGGGTGCCCCGGTGACAGTGTGGATGGCCTACGACACAGGCTACACAGAGCGTTACATGGACGTGCCTGAGAACAACCAGCAGGGCTACGAGGAGGGCTCGGTGGCGCTGCACGTGGACAAGCTGCCCAGCGA GCCCAACCGTCTGCTGATTCTTCACGGGTTTCTAGATGAGAATGTGCACTTTTTCCACACCAATTTCCTAGTGTCACAGATAATCCGTGCTGGGAAACCCTATCAGCTTCAG GTATACCCCAACGAGCGACACAGTATTCGCTGCCCTGAGTCTGGCGAGCACTACGAGATAATGCTGCTGCACTTTCTACAACAATACCTCTGA
- the rps15 gene encoding small ribosomal subunit protein uS19, whose translation MADAEIKKKRTFRKFTYRGVDLDQLLDMSYEQLMQLYCARQRRRLNRGLRRKQQSLLKRLRKAKKEAPPMEKPEVVKTHLRDMVILPEMVGSMVGVYNGKTFNQVEIKPEMCGHYLGEFSITYKPVKHGRPGIGATHSSRFIPLK comes from the exons ATG GCGGATGCTGAGATCAAGAAGAAGCGTACCTTCAGGAAGTTCACCTACAGAGGTGTGGACCTGGACCAGCTTCTGGACATGTCCTA TGAGCAGCTAATGCAGCTGTACTGCGCCCgccagaggaggaggctgaaccGTGGCCTGCGCCGCAAGCAGCAGTCCCTCCTGAAGCGCCTGCGCAAAGCAAAGAAGGAGGCTCCCCCCATGGAGAAACCAGAGGTGGTGAAGACCCATCTGAGGGACATGGTCATCCTGCCTGAGATGGTCGGGTCCATGGTTGGAGTGTACAACGGCAAGACTTTCAACCAGGTTGAAATCAAG CCTGAGATGTGCGGCCACTACTTGGGCGAGTTCTCCATCACCTACAAGCCAGTCAAGCACGGTCGCCCTGGTATTGGAGCTACACATTCTTCTCGTTTCATCCCTCTGAAGTAG
- the LOC139214105 gene encoding uncharacterized protein, with translation MQSDKYRSPGAEPGLEPGPEPRAEPGPEPGPEPGPEPGPEPGPEPQAEPGPESGPEPGLEPGPEPGPEPGPEPGPEPGLEAGAEPGLEPGPEPRVEPGPEPGPEPGLEPGAEPGLQPGPEPGAEPGLQPGPEPGAEPGPQPGLQPELEPGLQPGLEPGDQPGAKPGLQPGAQPGAKPGLEPELEPGLQPGLEPGDQPGAKPGLQPGAQPGAKPGLEPGAKPGLEPGLEPGLEPGLQPGPEPGAQPGLEPGLQPGTEPGAQPGLEPGAQPGLQPGMQPGLEPGAQPELEPGLEPELEPELEPELEPELEPELEPELEPELEPELEPELEPELEPELEPELEPEMQPGSQPGTKPGSQPGAEPGLQPGAEPGPEPRPEPGLQPGAEPRPEPGAEPGPEPRPEPGLPPLGCGASPGESDQR, from the exons GAGCCGAGCCAGGGCTGGAGCCAGGGCCGGAGCCACGGGCCGAGCCAGGGCCGGAGCCAGGGCCGGAGCCAGGGCCGGAGCCAGGGCCGGAGCCAGGGCCGGAGCCACAGGCCGAGCCAGGGCCGGAGTCAGGGCCGGAGCCAGGGCTGGAGCCAGGGCCGGAGCCAGGGCCGGAGCCAGGGCCGGAGCCAGGGCCGGAGCCAGGGCTGGAGGCAG GAGCCGAGCCAGGGCTGGAGCCAGGGCCGGAGCCACGGGTCGAGCCAGGGCCGGAGCCAGGGCCGGAGCCAGGGCTGGAGCCAGGGGCTGAGCCAGGGCTGCAGCCAGGGCCGGAGCCAGGGGCCGAGCCAGGGCTGCAGCCAGGGCCGGAGCCAGGGGCAGAGCCAGGGCCGCAGCCAGGGCTGCAGCCAGAACTGGAGCCAGGGCTGCAGCCAGGGCTGGAGCCAGGGGACCAGCCAGGGGCCAAGCCAGGGCTGCAGCCAGGGGCCCAGCCAGGGGCCAAGCCAGGGCTGGAGCCAGAACTGGAGCCAGGGCTGCAGCCAGGGCTGGAGCCAGGGGACCAGCCAGGGGCCAAGCCAGGGCTGCAGCCAGGGGCCCAGCCAGGGGCCAAGCCAGGGCTGGAGCCAGGGGCCAAGCCAGGGCTGGAGCCAGGGCTGGAGCCAGGGCTGGAGCCAGGGCTGCAGCCAGGGCCGGAGCCAGGGGCCCAGCCAGGGCTGGAGCCAGGGCTGCAGCCAGGGACGGAGCCAGGGGCCCAGCCAGGGCTGGAGCCAGGGGCCCAGCCAGGGCTGCAGCCAGGGATGCAGCCAGGGCTGGAGCCAGGGGCCCAGCCAGAACTGGAGCCAGGGCTGGAGCCAGAACTGGAGCCAGAACTGGAGCCAGAACTGGAGCCAGAGCTGGAGCCAGAACTGGAGCCAGAGCTGGAGCCAGAGCTGGAGCCAGAACTGGAGCCAGAGCTGGAGCCAGAACTGGAGCCAGAGCTGGAGCCAGAACTGGAGCCAGAGATGCAGCCAGGGTCCCAGCCAGGGACCAAACCAGGGTCCCAGCCAGGGGCCGAGCCAGGGCTGCAGCCAGGGGCCGAGCCAGGGCCGGAGCCAAGGCCGGAGCCAGGGCTGCAGCCAGGGGCCGAGCCAAGGCCGGAGCCAGGGGCCGAGCCAGGGCCGGAGCCAAGGCCGGAGCCAGGGCTGCCGCCGCTGGGGTGTGGAGCATCACCAGGTGAATCCGACCAGCGCTGA